A portion of the Etheostoma spectabile isolate EspeVRDwgs_2016 unplaced genomic scaffold, UIUC_Espe_1.0 scaffold00018250, whole genome shotgun sequence genome contains these proteins:
- the LOC116679825 gene encoding cyclin-dependent kinase 4, producing MAHGTSIQYEPVAEIGGGAYGTVYKARDTESGQFVALKSVRVQTDQNGLPVSTVREVALLKRLEQFDHPNVVRLMDVCATQRSDQETKVTLVFEHVDQDLKTYLERSPAPGLSPDRIKDLMRQLLCGLAFLHSNRVMHRDLKPENILVTSQGQVKLADFGLARIYSCHMALTPVVVTLWYRPPEVLLQSSYATPVDIWSTGCIFAEMFRRKPLFCGESEVDQLGKIFEVIGLPPEDEWPTDVTLSRKHFPPLLPRPITDFVPEINEQGGQLLLKMLTFDPLKRISALNAIEHPYFQDEETLT from the exons ATGGCCCACGGCACCAGCATCCAGTATGAGCCTGTGGCAGAGATTGGAGGAGGTGCTTACGGGACAGTTTATAAGGCACGAGATACAGAGAGCGGGCAGTTTGTGGCTCTGAAAAGCGTGCGAGTCCAGACCGACCAAAATGGCCTCCCAGTCTCCACAGTCAGAGAGGTGGCTCTGTTAAAAAGGCTGGAGCAGTTTGACCACCCCAACGTGGTCAG GCTTATGGATGTATGTGCCACCCAGAGGTCAGACCAGGAGACTAAAGTCACTCTGGTTTTTGAACATGTGGACCAAGACCTCAAGACGTATCTAGAGAGATCCCCAGCTCCAGGATTATCTCCTGACCGCATTAAA GACCTGATGAGGCAGTTGCTGTGCGGTCTTGCATTCCTTCACTCTAACCGCGTGATGCACCGAGACCTAAAACCAGAGAATATTCTGGTAACCAGCCAGGGCCAGGTGAAGCTGGCTGACTTTGGACTGGCCAGGATCTACAGCTGTCACATGGCCCTCACTCCTGTG GTGGTGACACTGTGGTACCGACCCCCCGAGGTTCTGCTGCAGTCCAGCTACGCCACACCCGTGGACATCTGGAGCACCGGCTGCATCTTTGCTGAGATGTTCAGACGCAA ACCTTTGTTCTGCGGGGAATCAGAAGTGGACCAACTTGGGAAAATCTTTGA AGTTATCGGCTTGCCACCAGAGGACGAGTGGCCAACTGATGTTACATTGTCAAGAAAACACTTCCCCCCTCTCTTACCTCGCCCAATCACTGACTTTGTTCCAGAGATAAATGAGCAGGGGGGGCAACTATTGCTG AAAATGCTGACCTTCGACCCACTGAAACGAATATCTGCCCTGAATGCCATAGAACACCCATATTTCCAGGACGAGGAGACATTGACTTGA